The Streptomyces sp. NBC_00670 genome window below encodes:
- a CDS encoding threonine/serine ThrE exporter family protein, translating into MAEGEADDRKPRSDEARSAFVPPAAVVTGAHGAHGAPGTQGTHGAPGDSESSTTSEFAIPAGLDVPQAPAAEPETTSEFAVPSGLDVPQAPPAEPEGSAFSPPRTYSARDALHAFTPPTGVPLVKLTKEAPWQDRMRAMLRMSVTERPALETVRRADEPGPAVPRVLDLTLRIGELLLAGGEGAEDVEAAMFAVCRSYGLDRCEPNVTFTLLSVSYQPSLVDDPVSASRVVRRRGTDYTRLAAVFQLVDDLSDDETEISLEEAYRRLAEIRRNRHPYPGWALTVASGLLAGAASVLVGGGLFVFVAAAAGAMLGDRLAWLCAGRGLPEFYQFTVAATPPAAIGVALTLAHVDVKASAVITGGLFALLPGRALVAGVQDGLTGFYITASARLLEVMYFFTGIVVGVLMVLYFGVTLGAKLNPDAALSGVERPGWQLAASMLLSLTFAVLLQQERSTVLLVTLNGGVAWSVYGAMYYAGDLSPVASTAAAAGLVGLFGQLLSRYRFASALPFTTAAIGPLLPGSATYFGLLGIAQSDVDGGLVSLTKAVALSMAIAIGVNLGAEVSRLFLRVGTAEGRRAAKRTRGF; encoded by the coding sequence GTGGCGGAGGGCGAGGCGGACGACCGCAAGCCGCGGTCGGACGAGGCACGCAGCGCGTTCGTTCCCCCGGCGGCGGTCGTGACGGGAGCCCACGGCGCCCACGGCGCACCGGGCACCCAGGGCACCCACGGCGCACCGGGTGACAGCGAGTCGTCGACGACGTCCGAGTTCGCGATCCCCGCGGGCCTGGACGTCCCGCAGGCGCCCGCCGCCGAGCCCGAGACCACCTCCGAGTTCGCCGTGCCGAGCGGCCTCGACGTGCCGCAGGCTCCGCCCGCCGAGCCCGAGGGCTCCGCGTTCAGCCCCCCGCGCACGTACAGCGCCCGGGACGCCCTCCACGCCTTCACCCCGCCCACCGGCGTGCCCCTGGTGAAGCTCACCAAGGAGGCGCCCTGGCAGGACCGGATGCGTGCGATGCTGCGCATGTCCGTCACCGAACGCCCCGCCCTGGAGACCGTACGGCGCGCCGACGAGCCGGGCCCGGCCGTGCCGCGCGTCCTCGACCTCACCCTCCGCATCGGCGAACTGCTGCTCGCGGGCGGCGAGGGCGCCGAGGACGTCGAGGCGGCGATGTTCGCGGTCTGCCGCTCCTACGGCCTGGACCGCTGCGAGCCCAACGTCACCTTCACGCTGCTGTCGGTCTCGTACCAGCCGTCCCTGGTCGACGACCCGGTCTCGGCCTCCCGCGTGGTGCGCCGCCGCGGCACCGACTACACCCGGCTGGCCGCCGTCTTCCAGCTCGTCGACGACCTCAGTGACGACGAGACGGAGATCTCCCTGGAGGAGGCCTACCGGCGGCTCGCGGAGATACGGCGCAACCGGCACCCGTACCCCGGCTGGGCGCTGACCGTGGCGAGCGGGCTGCTCGCGGGCGCGGCCTCGGTACTGGTCGGCGGCGGACTGTTCGTGTTCGTCGCCGCGGCGGCGGGCGCGATGCTCGGCGACCGGCTCGCCTGGCTGTGCGCCGGGCGCGGGCTGCCCGAGTTCTACCAGTTCACGGTGGCCGCCACGCCCCCGGCCGCGATCGGCGTCGCCCTCACGCTCGCGCACGTCGACGTGAAGGCGTCCGCCGTCATCACCGGTGGCCTGTTCGCGCTGCTGCCTGGGCGGGCGCTGGTGGCGGGCGTGCAGGACGGGCTGACCGGCTTCTACATCACCGCCTCCGCGCGCCTGCTGGAGGTCATGTACTTCTTCACCGGCATCGTCGTCGGCGTCCTGATGGTGCTGTACTTCGGCGTCACCCTGGGCGCCAAGCTCAATCCGGACGCGGCGCTGAGCGGCGTCGAGCGGCCGGGGTGGCAGCTCGCCGCCTCCATGCTGCTGTCGCTGACCTTCGCGGTGCTGCTCCAGCAGGAGCGGTCCACGGTGCTGCTGGTCACCCTCAACGGCGGGGTGGCCTGGTCGGTCTACGGGGCCATGTACTACGCGGGCGACCTGTCACCGGTGGCGTCCACGGCCGCGGCGGCCGGCCTCGTCGGCCTCTTCGGGCAGTTGCTGTCCCGCTACCGGTTCGCGTCCGCGCTGCCGTTCACCACGGCGGCGATCGGACCGCTGCTGCCCGGTTCGGCGACGTACTTCGGGCTGCTGGGCATCGCCCAGAGCGACGTCGACGGCGGGTTGGTGTCGCTCACCAAGGCGGTGGCGCTGTCCATGGCCATCGCGATCGGCGTCAACCTGGGGGCGGAGGTCTCCCGACTGTTCCTGCGGGTCGGCACGGCGGAGGGACGGCGGGCCGCGAAGCGGACGCGGGGGTTCTAG
- a CDS encoding inorganic diphosphatase, which translates to MEFDVTIEIPKGSRNKYEVDHETGRIRLDRRLFTSTSYPADYGFVENTLGEDGDPLDALVLLEEPTFPGCLIKCRTIGMFRMTDEAGGDDKLLCVPASDPRVEHLRDIHHVSEFDRLEIQHFFEVYKDLEPGKSVEGANWVGRTDAEAEIERSYKRAEEHGGH; encoded by the coding sequence GTGGAGTTCGACGTCACGATCGAGATCCCGAAGGGTTCGCGGAACAAGTACGAGGTGGACCACGAGACCGGTCGGATCCGCCTGGACCGTCGACTCTTCACCTCGACCAGCTACCCGGCCGACTACGGCTTCGTCGAGAACACCCTCGGCGAGGACGGCGACCCGCTGGACGCCCTTGTCCTGCTGGAGGAGCCGACCTTCCCCGGCTGCCTCATCAAGTGCCGCACCATCGGCATGTTCCGGATGACCGACGAGGCCGGCGGCGACGACAAGCTGCTGTGCGTCCCGGCCTCGGACCCGCGCGTGGAGCACCTGCGGGACATCCACCACGTGTCCGAGTTCGACCGCCTGGAGATCCAGCACTTCTTCGAGGTCTACAAGGACCTCGAGCCCGGCAAGTCGGTCGAGGGCGCCAACTGGGTCGGTCGCACGGACGCCGAGGCCGAGATCGAGCGGTCGTACAAGCGTGCCGAGGAGCACGGGGGTCACTGA
- the dacB gene encoding D-alanyl-D-alanine carboxypeptidase/D-alanyl-D-alanine endopeptidase produces MRSLRARSARLTTVQFVAVAVVVGMALAAGAVTAAGPWSAGGQRVAERERAGAGTDHGSGSRAGAPRPAPSAAAVLAGLDRTPPTGKSLADILDPLLSDPSLGDHRGAAVVDVATGRRLYAKDADAGLTPASTTKIATAVAALSALGPDHRLTTRTVLEPGTKKVVLVGGGDPTLTARKKADGWASLRTLADTTAAALKKRHLTSVTLTYDISLYAGTSRHPLGVNENLAAVTPLTADEGRLDDSTSGPAPRAADPADAAAHRFAALLEGHGVKATPDGSAEATDRAEALASVQSPPLTAVVERMLTHSDNDIAEALARQTALGTGGRGSFAGGAAAVGAQVKKLGLPVGGAEFHDGSGLDRRDKLTARLLTSLLALAGSKDHPELRPVLTGLPVAGFTGTLSDRYESTDSRAGTGLVRAKTGSLTGVNTLAGTVVDTDGHLLAFALLTENSMNQPEARAALDRAAARLASQ; encoded by the coding sequence GTGCGTTCGCTGCGTGCGCGCTCGGCGCGGCTCACCACCGTGCAGTTCGTCGCCGTGGCCGTCGTCGTCGGGATGGCGCTCGCCGCCGGGGCGGTGACCGCCGCCGGTCCCTGGAGCGCCGGCGGGCAGCGCGTCGCCGAGCGGGAGCGCGCCGGGGCCGGCACGGACCACGGCTCCGGCAGCCGCGCGGGCGCCCCCCGCCCCGCCCCCAGCGCCGCCGCCGTCCTGGCCGGCCTCGACCGCACGCCGCCCACCGGCAAGAGCCTCGCCGACATTCTCGACCCGCTGCTGAGCGACCCCTCGCTCGGCGACCACCGTGGGGCCGCCGTCGTCGACGTCGCCACCGGGAGACGTCTGTACGCCAAGGACGCCGACGCCGGGCTCACCCCCGCCTCCACCACCAAGATCGCCACCGCCGTCGCCGCGCTCTCCGCCCTCGGCCCCGACCACCGCCTCACCACCCGCACCGTCCTGGAGCCCGGCACCAAGAAGGTCGTCCTCGTCGGCGGCGGCGACCCCACCCTCACCGCACGCAAGAAGGCCGACGGCTGGGCCAGCCTGCGCACGCTCGCCGACACCACCGCCGCCGCGCTGAAGAAGCGCCACCTGACCTCCGTGACCCTGACGTACGACATCTCCCTCTACGCCGGCACCTCCCGGCACCCCCTCGGCGTCAACGAGAACCTCGCCGCCGTCACCCCGCTGACGGCCGACGAGGGCCGCCTGGACGACTCCACGAGCGGCCCCGCCCCCCGCGCCGCCGACCCGGCCGACGCCGCCGCCCACCGCTTCGCCGCCCTGCTCGAAGGCCACGGCGTCAAGGCCACCCCGGACGGCTCCGCCGAGGCCACCGACCGCGCGGAGGCCCTGGCCTCCGTCCAGTCGCCGCCGCTCACCGCCGTCGTCGAACGCATGCTCACCCACAGCGACAACGACATCGCCGAGGCCCTGGCCCGCCAGACCGCCCTCGGCACCGGTGGCAGGGGCAGCTTCGCGGGCGGCGCCGCGGCCGTCGGCGCCCAGGTGAAGAAGCTCGGACTGCCGGTCGGGGGCGCGGAGTTCCACGACGGCAGCGGCCTCGACCGCCGCGACAAGCTCACCGCCCGCCTGCTGACCTCCCTGCTCGCCCTGGCCGGCTCGAAGGACCACCCCGAACTCCGCCCGGTCCTCACCGGCCTGCCCGTCGCCGGCTTCACCGGCACCCTCAGCGACCGCTACGAGTCCACCGACTCCCGCGCCGGCACCGGCCTCGTCCGCGCCAAGACCGGCTCCCTCACCGGCGTCAACACCCTCGCCGGCACGGTCGTCGACACGGACGGCCACCTCCTCGCCTTCGCCTTACTCACCGAGAACTCCATGAACCAACCCGAAGCCCGAGCCGCCCTCGACCGCGCAGCGGCCCGCCTGGCGAGCCAATGA
- a CDS encoding zinc-dependent metalloprotease — protein sequence MTRIGGAASGMVDWNLAVATATRFVRPGPDVSRDEARAVVTELRRHAKASEEHVRGFTRLGEAGAHDTPVLVVDRPGWVRANVAGFRELLKPLLDRMQERRSGTPGGAVLGAVGGKVTGVEVGMLLSFMSSRVLGQYETFAPASRDLPAGGNGGGRLLLVAPNIVHVERELEVDPHDFRLWVCLHEETHRTQFTAVPWLRDHLQGEIQSFLGETEMDPMTILERIREAAQSLAGGRPEGEQDEDGGRSLVELVQTPAQREILGRLTAVMSLLEGHADFVMDGVGPSVVPSVAEIREKFQQRRAKGASRLDLALRRLLGLDAKLRQYRDGERFVRGVVEEVGMDGFNRVWTSPNTLPTKAEIAAPADWIARVHRTPES from the coding sequence ATGACCCGCATCGGTGGTGCAGCATCCGGGATGGTCGACTGGAATCTCGCGGTGGCGACCGCGACCCGCTTCGTGCGGCCGGGCCCCGACGTCAGCCGTGACGAGGCCCGGGCCGTCGTCACGGAACTGCGCAGGCACGCCAAGGCCTCCGAGGAGCACGTCCGCGGCTTCACCCGGCTCGGCGAGGCCGGCGCGCACGACACCCCCGTCCTGGTCGTCGACCGCCCCGGCTGGGTCCGGGCCAACGTCGCCGGCTTCCGCGAACTGCTCAAGCCGCTGCTGGACAGAATGCAGGAACGTCGCAGCGGCACCCCCGGCGGCGCCGTCCTCGGCGCCGTCGGCGGCAAGGTCACCGGCGTGGAGGTCGGCATGCTGCTGTCCTTCATGTCCTCCCGGGTCCTCGGCCAGTACGAGACCTTCGCCCCGGCCTCCCGCGACCTGCCCGCGGGCGGGAACGGCGGCGGCCGGCTGCTCCTGGTCGCGCCCAACATCGTCCACGTGGAACGTGAACTGGAGGTCGACCCGCACGACTTCCGGCTCTGGGTCTGCCTGCACGAGGAGACCCACCGCACGCAGTTCACGGCCGTCCCCTGGCTGCGCGACCACCTCCAGGGCGAGATCCAGTCCTTCCTCGGCGAGACCGAGATGGACCCCATGACGATCCTGGAGCGCATCCGGGAGGCGGCCCAGTCGCTGGCCGGCGGCCGCCCCGAGGGCGAACAGGACGAGGACGGCGGCCGCTCCCTGGTCGAGTTGGTGCAGACGCCCGCGCAGCGGGAGATCCTCGGACGGCTGACCGCGGTGATGTCCCTCCTCGAGGGGCACGCCGACTTCGTGATGGACGGCGTCGGCCCCTCGGTCGTGCCGTCCGTCGCCGAGATCCGCGAGAAGTTCCAGCAGCGCCGCGCCAAGGGCGCCTCCCGCCTCGACCTCGCCCTGCGCCGGCTGCTCGGCCTTGACGCCAAGCTGCGGCAGTACCGGGACGGCGAACGGTTCGTCCGGGGCGTCGTCGAGGAGGTCGGCATGGACGGCTTCAACCGGGTGTGGACCTCGCCGAACACCCTGCCCACCAAGGCGGAGATCGCCGCACCGGCGGACTGGATCGCCAGGGTGCACCGCACGCCGGAATCGTGA
- the tilS gene encoding tRNA lysidine(34) synthetase TilS yields MGPHPAVAAIRLAVRRVLHDILTEHTADAPDGAGAPRRAHVPLAGVGRTARATTAAHPARSAPPAHSDHPAPPAEAARPPRVPGVFPAVPAPLGPGRPAPLVLVACSGGADSMALASALAFEAPRLGVRAGGITVDHGLQAGSDQRAEEVVERLRELGLDPVDAVAVSVGRDGGPEAAARDARYAALDAAADRHGAAAVLLGHTRDDQAETVLLGLARGSGIRSLSGMAAVSGAAGRYRRPFLRLDRQTARKACMVQSLPVWDDPHNTDPAYTRSRLRHEGLPALEKALGKGVVEALARTAQLSRDDADALDAWAREAERGVRDDAGRLECAKLDALPPAVRRRILRRAALAAGAPGGSLFARHIEEVDRLVTAWRGQGAINLPGRVVVRRQGGRLVIRQG; encoded by the coding sequence ATGGGTCCCCACCCCGCGGTCGCGGCGATACGCCTGGCGGTCCGCCGCGTCCTCCACGACATCCTCACCGAACACACCGCCGACGCCCCTGACGGCGCCGGCGCCCCTCGCCGCGCCCACGTCCCGCTCGCCGGCGTCGGCCGCACCGCGCGGGCGACGACCGCCGCCCACCCCGCACGGTCCGCGCCCCCCGCGCACAGCGACCATCCCGCGCCCCCCGCCGAGGCCGCCCGCCCGCCCCGCGTGCCCGGCGTCTTCCCGGCCGTGCCCGCCCCGCTCGGCCCCGGCCGCCCCGCGCCGCTCGTGCTCGTGGCCTGCTCCGGCGGCGCCGACTCGATGGCGCTCGCCTCCGCCCTCGCCTTCGAGGCGCCCCGGCTCGGCGTCCGGGCCGGCGGCATCACCGTCGACCACGGTCTGCAGGCCGGCTCCGACCAGCGCGCCGAGGAGGTCGTCGAACGCCTGCGCGAGCTCGGTCTCGACCCCGTCGACGCGGTCGCCGTCTCCGTCGGCCGCGACGGAGGCCCCGAGGCCGCCGCCCGCGACGCCCGCTACGCCGCGCTCGACGCCGCCGCGGACCGTCACGGCGCCGCCGCCGTCCTGCTCGGCCACACCCGCGACGACCAGGCCGAGACGGTCCTGCTCGGCCTGGCCCGCGGCTCCGGCATCCGCTCCCTGTCCGGAATGGCGGCGGTCTCGGGGGCCGCCGGCCGTTACCGGCGCCCCTTCCTGCGGCTCGACCGGCAGACCGCCCGCAAGGCCTGCATGGTCCAGTCCCTGCCCGTCTGGGACGACCCGCACAACACCGACCCCGCCTACACCCGCTCCCGGCTGCGCCACGAGGGCCTGCCCGCCCTGGAGAAGGCGCTCGGCAAGGGTGTCGTCGAGGCCCTCGCCCGCACCGCCCAGCTCTCCCGCGACGACGCCGACGCCCTCGACGCCTGGGCCCGCGAGGCCGAGCGGGGCGTACGGGACGACGCCGGACGGCTGGAATGCGCCAAACTCGACGCGCTCCCCCCGGCCGTCCGCCGCCGCATCCTGCGCCGCGCCGCCCTCGCGGCCGGGGCCCCGGGCGGCTCCCTCTTCGCCCGCCACATCGAGGAGGTCGACCGCCTGGTCACCGCCTGGCGAGGTCAGGGAGCCATCAATCTCCCGGGCCGAGTCGTGGTCCGTCGGCAGGGTGGCAGACTGGTGATTCGGCAAGGCTGA
- the hpt gene encoding hypoxanthine phosphoribosyltransferase, translating to MRVDAKDMGTDLKEVLITKEEIDAKLAELAAKIDAEYADKDLLIVGVLKGAVMVMADLARALSTPVTMDWMAVSSYGAGTQSSGVVRILKDLDTDIKGRHVLIVEDIIDSGLTLSWLISNLGSREPASLKVCTLLRKPEAAKVAIDVEWVGFDIANEFVVGYGLDYAEKYRNLPFVGTLAPHVYGG from the coding sequence ATGCGGGTGGACGCGAAAGACATGGGCACCGACCTCAAAGAGGTGCTCATCACCAAGGAAGAGATCGACGCGAAGCTGGCCGAGCTGGCCGCGAAGATCGACGCGGAGTACGCGGACAAGGACCTGCTGATCGTCGGCGTCCTCAAGGGCGCGGTGATGGTCATGGCCGACCTCGCCCGCGCGCTGTCCACCCCCGTCACGATGGACTGGATGGCGGTCTCCTCCTACGGGGCCGGCACCCAGTCCTCCGGCGTGGTGCGGATCCTCAAGGACCTCGACACCGACATCAAGGGCCGGCACGTCCTGATCGTCGAGGACATCATCGACTCCGGGCTCACCCTGTCCTGGCTGATCTCCAACCTCGGCTCCCGCGAGCCCGCCTCCCTCAAGGTGTGCACGCTGCTGCGCAAGCCGGAGGCGGCCAAGGTCGCCATCGACGTGGAGTGGGTCGGCTTCGACATCGCCAACGAGTTCGTCGTGGGCTACGGCCTCGACTACGCCGAGAAGTACCGCAACCTCCCGTTCGTCGGTACGCTCGCGCCCCACGTCTACGGCGGCTGA